A genomic region of Candidatus Zixiibacteriota bacterium contains the following coding sequences:
- a CDS encoding SDR family oxidoreductase, whose translation MMTQFGGRVAMVTGAGSGIGRACAVRLSQEGATILLHGRTASKLTETSTLLPGPFATLPGDLSQPRDNEKVADEVQAHYNHLDILVNSAGIGDLGAADRLEWDDFQRMLDNNLVGLFDLTRRLAPVLRASEHGGSVINISSTLGLTPVAKTLAYSAAKAGVIALTETLAAEWGPHIRVNCVCPGIVNTPMQYRRGRPKEQVREWLAAMAARHPLKRIGGPEDIAAVVAFLASQEASWITGATLVVDGGLTVARQ comes from the coding sequence ATGATGACGCAGTTTGGCGGACGGGTGGCCATGGTCACTGGGGCCGGGTCGGGGATCGGCCGGGCCTGCGCCGTGCGCCTGTCTCAAGAAGGCGCCACGATTCTCTTGCATGGACGCACGGCATCCAAGCTCACCGAGACGTCAACGCTCTTGCCCGGACCGTTCGCGACTCTGCCGGGAGATCTGTCACAACCGCGCGACAACGAGAAGGTCGCCGATGAGGTGCAGGCGCACTACAATCACCTGGATATTCTCGTGAACAGCGCCGGGATCGGCGATCTGGGAGCGGCTGATCGTCTGGAGTGGGATGACTTTCAGCGCATGCTGGACAACAACCTGGTCGGGTTGTTTGATCTGACGCGGCGGCTGGCTCCTGTGCTTCGTGCCAGTGAGCATGGCGGATCGGTCATCAACATCTCTTCGACACTCGGCCTGACACCGGTGGCGAAGACACTGGCCTATTCGGCCGCGAAGGCCGGTGTCATTGCCCTGACGGAAACGCTGGCGGCGGAATGGGGACCGCACATCCGAGTCAATTGCGTCTGTCCGGGGATCGTCAATACGCCGATGCAGTACCGCCGCGGACGACCGAAGGAGCAGGTACGAGAATGGCTGGCCGCAATGGCGGCACGACATCCGCTGAAGCGGATCGGAGGGCCGGAAGACATCGCGGCCGTCGTGGCATTCCTGGCCTCGCAGGAGGCGTCGTGGATCACGGGGGCGACGCTGGTCGTCGACGGCGGACTGACGGTGGCGCGGCAATGA